One Camelus ferus isolate YT-003-E chromosome 19, BCGSAC_Cfer_1.0, whole genome shotgun sequence genomic window, TTCCGGGGTCGAAGGTCCAAGTGGGTGTCAGAGTCGGGCCGCGTCCTCGGTGCAGGCGGCGCCCTCGAGTTTTGCAAGTCAAACTGCCCCCTTTCCTCCGGCAGGAGTAGACTCCTAACGTGGTGGTGCCCGGGCTGTGTAATTCGGTGTTTGCTCTTAACGGGAGCACGTTTCGAGTGAAGGCTGCAGTGTTCAGAGGTGGTCGCCAGCTAGAACAGTGACAGTTACAGAAACACGGCACAGGTGTCTCTGGGAAGGGAGCTATTTTAATACAGAACCGCTTCAGAGCAGACTGAGCTGGTGAGGACGTACTTGCTGCTTGGCAAGCAAGTGTTCCTCGGCTTCAGAATTGGGACATTTAATTATGTCTGTTGAGTATTTAACTGCTGAATCCGTCTTGCGCAGAACAACGGGCCAGTTCTCCGAAGTTGTTACTTTCAAATATCGCCCTGTTGCCTCAGAATAAGAGCTTGATCTGAGCGAGTTATGCAGTTGGTCGTAGCTCTGAGAGAGGGTGTTTGTATGAGCGACACCTCTCGATTTTGTCTTGCCGCCAGTTTTTTTCTGCTACACCTCCGGTCTGCTGATCTCGGAGTTTGGCATCCGCCAAGTACCCAGGACTTTGTCCTGCACCGCTTTGCTTCCCTGCCCACACTCTCTCCCTTTGCCATCTTTGGCAAACTCTTGGCTTTCAGTATCATTTTGTGGCGGATATTTCCCTAATTAATGTTTCCGGTGCTGATCTGGGGACCTATAATCCAGGTGCCTGCTTGACTTCTGTGGCTGCGTGTCTAATAGCCCAGACTTGCCCAGCTCCTCAAACCTGTTCcactcccagcccttcctcctcacTTCTGGCTCCATCTTCCAAGGTCTCAAGCTTGAAACCTCCCATGGTCCTGGAGTCTTGTTCTTTTACCTTCCACACTGGGTCCAGCAGCAGGGCCCCTTGGCTCTCTGTCCACAGAACCTTGAGGGACTGTGCCCTCAGGCTCTTCTGCTGCTACTGCTCTCTGGACTGGGCAGCTCTTCGGTGGTCTTCCTGCTCAGCTGTCACCAACCACCCCGTGGTCTTCCCATGTCCACTGGGAAACCAGAGCCAtcttttaattgcttttatttattgaagCACTTTAGCATGTACTTTGCTACGTATAAACTAATATCAAGAATGTCTGTCAGTTACAGAAGGTAAAACTGAAGTGGACAGTGGTGGGCTCACCACCCATCTTGAGAGCCCAACAGATGCTCCCAGGGCCCCCTTTTCCATGGTAACCACCTCCTGACTTTCCTGTTTCATGCCCTTACTTAATAACAGAACAGTTTTGTTACATATGTTGTTTACTGCTAAACAAATATTATAGACCTtgtcttggtttttgttttttacaaaactGTCCCACTTGGGCCTGTGCTGTGGTTTGCTTTATTCGTCCAGCTGGTTTCTGAGTCATCCATACGgttgtgttcatttattttaactactTTAGCAAATTCTGTGACGTGAACATGATCACAGTCATTTCCTAGCTACCCTAAAATCCAGATAACTCTGAAaaccaagtttttgtttttgtttttatcctatTTGTTGGCAAAACCTAACCTAGCAAAGCCTGTTTAATGGCTTCTATTCCACTTAGTATGAATACTCatacatttcactgaagaaataatatttgattATGGGGTGCTGCCCCAGACTCCAGTGAGACTGTCATACAACACACGGTAAATTATGCCAGATAGTCTTTGTACGATCTGAACAGTTCTGAATTATGAAACCAATCTGCCCAAGGGCTTTGGGCCAGGGATTGTGGTCCTGTAAACCACATTTCGTTTGTCCGTGCTGTTGATGAATGAACATGGTGGGGACGCCTCCGTATCTTTGCCATTTTGAACGCTGTTTCTGTGAGCAGGCTTATCTGTGTCTAGCACGCTGTGGTGAGTCTTCGAGGGTCTCAATCTAGCAGTAGAACTGGCTGCAAGGAGCACACATGTGCAGCTGCCAAATGCTTTTGCAGTGCAGTATTTTCTGACAGCAGTGTAGGGGAGTTCAGGAGAATGCGATGTCCCTGTTAACACACGATTTTGTGAGTCTGGTGGGTGTGTGATTGTGGCATTTTTTTAGCACATACGTTATAGCATGAAATTCTGTAGCTTGTACCCCGTGGCTGTCCTTTGTCCTTAGAGAACACATCTAAGCTTCTCCGTCACCTGAAGGCCTTAATCTGaccccagctgccctcctgcctctgagTCCCGTGGCTCTTCCTTGCGTTCATCCTGCCTCCTAAACACACCACCTTCCTTCTGGTCCCTGAACCTGTGTTTGAGTCTCAGACCCTTTGCACTAGCTGGTTCCCACATTTTAAGTATCTTCTCACTCATTCCCTTTTACTTCCTGCTATGTcgctgtatttttttctgaagtgatCACAATTGTCATAGCATTCCTCAccaattcttaaaatataattctttttcctGTAGAAGTAAATCAGAATGAGTTACACAGAAAAACCCGATGAAATCACGAAAGATGAGTGGATGGAAAAACTCAATAACTTACACGTCCAGCGAGCAGACATGAACCGCCTCATCATGAACTACCTGGTCACAGGTAACCGCCTGCGCCAGGGATACTGCCCCTGGGCAGAGTTCTCCCTGTGTGCGCACAGTCAGACTTCACCACTAACGTTCCGTGGGGAAGTTGGGTTGTGCTCAGCTGTCATTAAAACACAGTGCTGGTTTAGCAAACTTGTAATTCTCCTTTGAAAGAGGTATCTCTTCTGGAGGCGAGCTCATGATTCCAGGTATCCGAGACCTAAGGCATAATCCTGTTTCTTGGCCTTTGACGTTTTTACAGTTGATGAAGATAATTAAGAGTGCTCTGAAGTACGTGTAAGGCCTGGGTAATTGCTGTCTTCTGGCCAGCCCGGTAACTCTGGTCCTGGACTGTTTCTAAAGGGGTGCCCACCTCAGAAGAGGGGTGGGGCAGAAGCGTGTGGAAGGGAGAGCATTCTCTGCGGCTGACACGCAGCCCTCTTTGGTTCTAGAAAGGAAGAGGGTAGCTCTGGGATGAAAAAACCGCCTTGTTTCCAAAAGGTGTGGCTCTCTTTCCTGCTAGTTCCCAGCACCCCGATCCTCTGCCTCACGTTAgtcttttttaagattttttttttgaaaggtggCGAGGAAATGGCAGCCTATAGCTGTGTGCACACGTGTtggggggtgtatgtgtgtgcaagGATGCTGCTTTGATGTTGAGAGCTGTCAACTCGCTAAGAGTGGGCGTGGCCAGGTCCCCAGGCCCTCTACTGGGAGCCACAGCGCACGTCCTCGCCTCGGGCAGGGGGAGTCAGAGTGTTTGAGTGGGTTGGGCGGTGAAGACGTGCAGCCTTTCGGATGTCTGCACCTCAGGGGCATAGCTAGCAAGTCGCAGAGGCGTTAACACCAAATCCCTGAAGAAGGGCAGCTCGTACCTGAGGTTACTCTCCAGGCCAGTGGGCTTTCAAGAGTGAAAAAGGCTTCATGTCACGTCCTGCTGACTCTCCGAGCAATGACgatggttttcattttcagaggGCTTTAAGGAAGCAGCAGAGAAATTTCGAATGGAATCTGGGATTGAACCTAGTGTTGATCTCGAAACACTTGATGAGCGAATCAAAATCCGGGAGATGATCCTGAAAGGCCAGATTCAGGAGGCCATCGCGCTGATCAACAGCCTCCACCCAGAGCTCCTGGACACAAACCGGCACCTTTACTTCCACCTGCAAGTGAGTTTTGCCGGAGGGGCGTCTGGTTTGCAGACACTCAATAATAAGTTAAGGTGATTCACGGTGATTCCCAAGGAACGAGACTAATTTGCGTTGATAGAATATTGTTTTGATTTACATGGGGAAGGGGTTTGTGTTAGCTGTTGTCTTATGTATTTCAGAAGCTATTCCTCGCttgaaaaatgcacatttaataGCTCAGAGATGCTAGGGAACTCTGCCCCTTGGATGCCCTTCTGACTAGAAGCTAGCGCGGCCACGCTGGGCGGTGCTGGCCGCTGCGCACTCACGCCCGGCCACCTTGTCgctgagcagcagcagcacctgatCGAGCTGATCCGCCAGCGGGAGACGGAGGCGGCGCTGGAGTTCGCGCAGACGCAGCTGGCTGAGCAGGGCGAGGAGAGCCGGGAGTGCCTGACGGAGATGGAGCGCACACTGGCACTGCTGGCCTTCGACAACCCGGAGGAGTCGCCCTTCGGAGACCTCCTGAACATGATGCAGAGGCAGAAGGTGGGGCCCGGGCTGGCCTTCCCCCGCTGCTGCGGTGGGCGCTCACGGTGGGTGGGGGCCTCCGGACAGCGGGGGACGTGGCTTATGGCTGTGACAGTGTGTGGGGatggccccagctcctccctcatTTGATACTGATTTTTTCCGCCTGATTTTTAAACTCTCATCCTGTCAAACTAGGAGCGCAAAGCGTCCTAAATTTCTCTACTACGTGGTAATTGAGGCGCTTCGCcgatttttgtcttttatttcaacCTTCCTCCTGTTTGAAGATGTTTAGAAACAGGCGTCTCATAGATTTTTAATTCAGGTCCCATATTTGCTTCCCAAATGTTTGCTCTCCTTATTGCTTCTCTGAGTTACAGCCACGGGACAGCTGGTCACCTCCTGGCCACAGCCCCCTTCTCCGGTGGCCTCCGTGGTGTTGGAAGGGGCGCAGCCCTGGGGCCAACCTCAGGTGTTCTCTTGAGGCTGGTGAGGATGGAACCAGGACCACCCCCTGGGCTCTCCTCTCTGCCGGACTCTTATGCCAGGCTCCTGGCATGTAACCGCCACCTGGGCCAGACGTGACACCTGCTGACCGCACCGTGAGCACCTCTGGGCAAGGAATGTGTTTCACATCCTCCAGAGTGCGTCATGGTCACGGGCTTCGATGTCTTTAAGTAAACAAGACGCTTCTCGTGTGAAGATGGTCTCCTAGGGGAGTGAAGTGAACGCTGTGACCACACCCTCTCTGCTGGTGCTCCGCGTGTGCAGTTGCCTTTATTAGATGTGTTTACTTTCCAGGTGTGGAGTGAGGTTAACCAAGCTGTCCTGGATTATGAAAACCGTGAGTCAACACCCAAGCTGGCAAAATTACTGAAACTCCTCCTTTGGGCTCAGAATGAGCTGGaccagaagaaagtaaaatacccCAAAATGACAGACCTGAGCAAAGGTGTGATCGAGGAGCCCAAGTAGAGTCTGCAGCGAGCCCCGCACGGGGCTCGTGACGGCGCCGTCTGGGCCCAGGACCTTCCCGCAGCAGAGAACTCTTACCCCCTCACTCCTCTCTGACCCAGCACCGTCTCTAAAGGggaaaccggcccttggaagcgcAGGAAAGCGCGTGGTGAAAGACGCTGTCTCCCCGGAAGGCTGGCGCCTGCCCTGCGCCGCGGGTGCGTGGGGCGCCTGGCTCCTGCAGGGCTTCTCCGGCCCCCAGGGCCCGGCCGCTGGGGCAGGAGCAGCACCGCTGGGGGTCTTGCTTCCTGGGGGCGCATAGGCAGACAGTGCGCTTTCTTCGTTCTCCCAAGTCTCGTCAGGCCTTCGTGTAGAGGTTTTTCCTTACCCGCTTGGTTTTtcgtttgtttctgtttttttcatagGAAAGACTGTAAGTTTGTAAATCCTGACTCACAGACTCCTTTTGTGCGAGGGCACTGGGTTGATCTGTTCACCCTGTTGGTCTGGGATGCGTGGCTTTTGGGGAAATGCGTGTGTGTGAGGAGCGggctgtgtgtttttaattttttaaatacatattttggtgCTGTATGTGGTGAGAGATTCTTTCCTAGTGGATCAATGAACCATCTCTTCTAGGcagttttgttgaaaataaagGTTTCTCTTTAATTTCAAGAATGACCAAAATGGTCTCTAGAAAGTTTAATCACCTCCAACACACCTTTTGTTTGGGGGCTGGCATCCCCGCAGTGACGGCAGCAATGTCCTCTCGTACCTGTGGCTGGAGGCCACTTTGCCTGGTGGTGCACGTGGGCCTCCGAGGGGGCGGGTGGAGCGCCCACGCAGTCGGTCCCAGGTGCCCTTCTCTCCAGCATCTCTGGCGGTGTCAGCCAGTCCTGGAGATGTCCCCTGCCCGGTGCAGTCGGTGAGACGCGAGCGCAGACTCGTGTGTGGGGTTCGTTGCAGGTGCCGCTGGGCGCTGGTGCTAGAAGTCGGTCCTTAGGGAGCTGCTGGCCCCTGGGTGAGTCCCGTGGAGGGGGGTGACAGCGTCTCAGAGCGCGGGGCTCTTCTTGGGCCGGCTGGCTCCTGTGCGGCCTCTGGTGGGAGCTTCTGCTCCTGGTGGGGGACTCGGTTCTCCCTCGCCGATTCCTGGCACAGGCCCAGTGGGGAGAAAGGCCACTAGCACCTGGGTTGGGAGGAGCCTGTTTGCTGAGATGACCCAGGTTGGGCAGGTTCACAGACAGGTCAGGGGTCTGCCTCTGGCCGCTGGGGCTGTCGGTCGCGCCCCTGCTAACCTTGAGTGTTTGTCGCTAAGTGTCTGGGCCACCAGCTGTTCTCTCCACTCAGCAGTCACTTTCTGCTTCTGCTCAGAGTGTGAGCTCAGTGTTTTCTGGGGGGGAGCGCTTTGGGCCGTGTTTTCTTCCCCAGGTGGTTCCTGTAATTCAGTCACAGTAGAACCGCTGTGGCCCCTGTGGACCGTCCAGGCCCTCGACCGGCCCTTCTGACCCTGTGAGGGTGCGGGCCCTCTCCTTACCCCCAGAAGTCATGAGTGTCGAGTGTATCTCCACAGTCATCCCCAGACGTGACCTCTCTTGAGAACCGTTTTCCCTGAGGTTTGAGGCTAAAAGTAAGGTAGCCAGAAGGGGGTTTTCGTCTTCAAGTAGCTAATAGTTAAATACAGCAGAAGCTGGAAGGAAAGCACTAGGGAAGCAGAGCTAAAGCTGCGTTTCTAGAAAAGTGCTAGGCAGTTCGGCATATTCCTAATCACCGTCACTGTCAGGCCCCGTCAGGTCGCTTACGCGCGTGATTAGCATGAGACGGGGTGAGAGGAACGGGGGTCCCGAGCGCGGGTGCGCCCGTAAAGTCGGGCGGCTGCGCGCGGTGCGTCACGGGCGTGGAGCGTTGCCGCGCACTGGTGGAAGTGTCGGTGCTCTATTCACCAGCTCAACCGGTGAGTGGCTTAGACGAGCCAGCGCTGCGAGCCCGTGGGGGCTGGGTGACGGTGCGACGCGGAGGATTCAGAGGTCCTCTCAGGTTCTTTACCTTCGTCCCCCCAGGGCTGGAAGCCTCCGGAGGAGGCTTTGCGGACTTCGCTGCTCCTCCTTGTTGCAGCCGTGTTTCCAGCAGGCGAGCTGCAGTGGCTGTTAGGAGGTAGTGCCCGTTAAGTGTGTTGGTTTTTCTGTGTCGTCTCGTTTTTGTCTGTTACGATGCAGTGTTTTGCAGGGatagttgtttcttctttttgtgctTTCTTGTGAAAAGTGtcttgaaataaaatgtgagaatGTTCTGGTTCTCTGTGTTCCTGATACCACAAAGCCATATGAAGAAATTGCACCCCTAGTTCGGAATCTTCTGAAGCACAGGGATTATTGCAGACTAATGTGTCTTGCGAAGGTTTCCAGGTTCTAGAAGAGGCAGCTGTCTGCTGGGACTGGTGTTGGCGTGACCCGGACCCCGTGCACCCAGGTACGCAGGGCTGGTGCTGCTGCGGCCCAGGCGCGCTCTGAAGACAGACGTGTGGAGGGCGGCTCTTCTGAAGCTGTGCGATGTCTGTGTTTTCCTGCTGCCTTTGCTGTTAGtctgggggagaggcagagccGGGGGCTCAGAGAGAACCGTGTACCTTTTATGTCAGAGACCGTGCTGTCCGTCCTCAGATGATGGAGGGCCTCCCTTCCGGGTTGCTGTTGCCAAGCCTCAGTCTGAGCAAAAGACCAGATCAGAAGCCCCGGTGAACGCAGGGTGTCTGCTGTCCCGCCGACCCAAGACGCTGAGCTGTAGCCGCGGGACGCCCCGTCAGGGCTGCAGCCGTGGGCCAGGTGCGTGTCGCCAACGCCTTCACTCAGATGCCGTGGGCGCTGTTTCCTGCTGCGGGGGTGCTTTTGTTCCAGAGGCATGTGTTGCTGCTTTGGGTTTATGGGCAGCTGCCTGGTGAGCGCCGGCCGCGTGGGGCCGGGTGTGAGCGCTGCCCCTCCGGAGCGCCAGCGCCTGTGGCCTGTCCTTCCGCTCGGCTCCCAAGGGGCGAGCTGCAGCCCCGCGTCGTCTGGGGTTGCAGAACAGGTTGCTTTCGCTGCCTGTTCTTGATTTCCTGGTaaaggttttcatatttttcttggaGTGGTCATCTGAAcgctctttttttccttcccaaaaaGTCACTctaattaaagaacaaaattcagtACCGTGCTAGCACATTCCTGTCAGAAGCGGGCTAGCAGGCGGGAGCCCTGCTCAGGTACCTCTGTGCTTTGCTGTTGCCCCGCCCCCCTCTGAAATCGCCCTCTGCCCTTGGGAGGTGCGCACGCAGGTGTCATGCTTGGGAAGGAAACAGAGCGAGTTGGGCTGCCCGCCCACGGCTGTAAGCTGGGTTGGAATATCCTAATTGTTTTTCACTTATGAAAATCTCCCAATCTTCAGAGTCGAGGAGCTGCTACTCTGAGGAACCCCTGGACTCCCACCATGGTGCTCGTGCGGGTCCAGCTGGGGACGGGGTTCTTGAGCTCTCAGGGCTGTGAGCACCTTCACTGTGGAAGGGGGTgcaggccctgggcagaggctgAGAGGATGGGGGGACAGAAATGAGGGTGCCTCACGCCGGGAGAGCGCAAGAAGGAGTGTGGGTGCCGCTGGTGTGGGAAACAGAAGGTGGCCCCTCCTTCGCTGTCCCGCCGCTCTCCTCTCTCCGTGCAGGCTGGCAAGGGGACCTTGGTGACGTCCCTGAGCTGAGTGGGGCGGTGGGACCGTGCAGGAGTGCTTGGCTTCACTGAGGTGTCCGGCACGTGGGGCCTGCCTGTCCGGGAGGTTGTGCCTTCCCCCTGAGAGGGCTGTGGGGCTGGCCTGGACCCTTGGCATCCCTTGCTGCGCCGGCGCCTCTGTGTCCCCGGTGCTGCGGCAGCAGGGCCTCCTGAGCTGCCCGCCTCCGCCGGgtgctgctgggggctgggtgggtcGGTTGTCAGTGCGGAGGTTTCCTCGTGGCGGGGGCTGTGGAGCCAAATAGGAATGTGGGGCTTGGGCTTATCTGCAGTTTAGTCTCCTAGCTAGAAGGCCGGGCGTCTGGGTCCTGTCCGGCGTGGCACCGAGGAAGGTGTGTCCGGCCCCTTCATACCCAGCCCTCACCAAGAGTTAGCAGAGAGCCAAGAGCGGGCCTGAGGGGCTTTGTCCACGCGCACCTCCGAGTGGCCGGCGTTCCCGCTGCACGGCCCGCCCTGCCGGCCGTGCACACAGCAGCAGGCTCGGCGCAGCGCCTGTGAGACCCCGACGCATGCTTGGAGCCCGGGGAGGAAGATGTTGGGCAAGGATGCCACCGTGCCCAGACTGCGCCCGGCTGCCTGGGCCCGGGGCGGGGCGCTGCCCTGCGGGAGCCGAGCCACCGGAGAGGAGAGACGGACACGGCCTCCCCCGGCTGGAGCTTCCCGCTCTGCAGGCTCGGCAGCAGGCTTGTGCCGCGAGGTTTTCTCTCCTCCAAACCGAGCTCTTCCGGCCACGGAGACCTCATCAGCTGCCGCTGGAACGTGTGCAAGCCTGGCCATCACCGAGGGCCCCACACCCGGGCTGGGGCGTCGGCCGGCCGCATGGAAGACCGCTGACCTCGCTGCCCGGGGGAGAGGCCGGCCTCGTGGGACTGGCGAGTCCTTAGTCTCTGGGTGTCTGGTTGTATTCTTGGTATAGAGCAGAAAGGGTGAGCAGCAACATTCGTGGGGTTCAGACGCTGAGCTCACCAGCACTTTGAGAAGGAGCCGTTCAGGGCCCTGAGGATTCCACGTGTAGCCCCGCACTGTGCTCACTCCACTCGGCGTCACAGCTTCCTTCTTCTGGTTCCCTGTGTCCTTGTCCTCGTCCTCTGCCACTTGAAGTATGAGCCCACCTCTCCCTGGCCGCGGCGTGCGCTGTTGCTGGGGCTGAGACCGCTCCTGGCCTGCCAGCAGCAGCGGGGAGCTGTGGTGGGCCGTCCTGCTCGCAGAGTCTCCAGCTTTAGGGGCTGCGCAGAGTCCAGAGGTGGCGTGGGTGCCGGAGGACACAGCTGTGATCCTGCCGGTCTGCGCTGCACAGTGGGGGGTGGCTCTGGCGGCTGCGGACTGTGGGGTCATGACGTGGCAGGAAGGCCAGAATTAGCTTTAAAAAGCCATCCCGGCAGGTCTCCCCCCCAGAAGTGGAACAGATGGTGGTGGACAGGCCGGATAGGGCGGAACCAAGGCCTTGAAGGCAGTGGGCGAGGCTGGCAGCTGTCACCAGCATCGCCCTCTGCCTCTTAAAAGTGGTGCTCTGTCCACCGCCCCGTTGTTTTCCCTCGAACCTCAAGGGCAGCTGGTTGGTTGGGCGTGAGGTGGGGGCTCGGGATGTGTCACACGGTCCGGCTGCTCTGGCTGCCACCCTCACCTTCCACCTTCGTGAGGACTGGAGGCCTGCCCAGCTCAGTGTCTCGGGATGGTGGCAGATGCTCGCCCTCCCATCGGTCTCCTCACACAGCCCGTGCTCTGGGCACTTCTCTGCCCCACTTCTACCTGGAGGGAGTGCCCGTCACCTTGAGCCCAGAGTGTTTCAGGGGCCttgtcctccctgcctctgccctggccaCCCTGCACTGTCCACTCAGCGCCAGGGTGACCCTGTGACCCTCTGCACGCTTCCACCTCAGAGCCCTGGCTGGcctctgcctgctctgtggcctgtggggcctcccctgccctgctgcttTGTCCTGTTTCCcacctccccacagccccactgGGCCTGTGGTCTGGAGCAGACCTCCAGCCGCGCACCTGAGCTGTtagccctcctgcccccacctgtgtggcctgctccctccctgcgcTCAGACTTGACTCACACATCTTTTCAGGAACACGGCCCAGCCCATCCTGTTGCAGAAAccacccttccctgccccttagtctcctttttgttttgttcatgtgcCCCAGAACATCAGCTCCAGGAGGAGCGGGACTTCGGGTGGTCAACTGACAGATTTCCACTAAAGTGTGGTTCTAGGTCTTCATAAAAAATCATCAAAGAGCCTCGTGCAGCGAGTGAGAGTGAACTGCTGGGAAGAGAATGGGATACAGGTGGCAGCGCTGAGTTGAGCAACAATTCTCAAGCTTTTCTTAGTTGGGGTCTGTTTGGGGGGGATAAACGTCTCTACCACCATCCTCCTGTCCCATTGGACGTCCATGTGGATGGCAGAATGGCGACTTGACAAGCAAGCATGGAACTCGGCCCGTGGAACCCTGGGAAGGCCCTGAGGTGGACACGGCTGCCGAGGCTTCAAGGTCACGTGGAGCCCCAGAGAGTGAAGGTCCCTCAGGCACCTTCAGCTTTCCCAGGCTGGTCCCAGCTCCAGGGCTGGAGCCCACCTTCAAAGATCTGTTTTAGAAAGGGGTTGCCCTTGAGTCTCGCTGCCCCTGCACCCCGCGAGACTGCCTCTGACTCATGTGGGGAGCACATAGCCCCGTGAGGTGAGGACCGCCATCATCCCCCAATTTGTGGACAGGGACACGCAGGCCCCTTACCCCTGCAGGCCCCCTGCACACCCAGGGCTCGGATCTCCCACCTTgcctgcgggctgcaggggaagacCCATGCGGTTTCCGGATGTCTGCACTGGGCACGTCCTTGGAGCAGCGGAGGCGGCCCCGGGCGTGAGGGTCTgacctgccctgcccccaggcgCGTCAGGCCCGGCCTCCCCGAAGGAGGTTAGAAGGGCGGGGACCTGAGTtgctcgccccgccccgcccgcccgcccgccggccgcCGCGGTGGCCGTCCGGGGGCGACACATCCTGGGCGCGCGCCGGACGGAAGCGCCACTGGGACTGACACGTGGACTTGGGCGGCGCTGCCCGGTGGGTCGGCCGGGCGGGAGCGGACTCCGGACACACTGCCCCTGCGGCTGTCGGTGCCCAATGCAGCCGCCCCCGGACGAGACCCGCAGGGACCCGGCCGAGGATGTCCAGTGGTCCAGGTGGGGCCGCGCGGGACGGGAGCACAGTCGGGAGGGAACGATGCGTCCTGTGGCGGAGACAGCTCCCTGCCGCCTGCCCCGCCACCTTTACTTCGCTGGGTGCACTCACCTCTGCGGGCAGCCTC contains:
- the GID8 gene encoding glucose-induced degradation protein 8 homolog, with translation MSYTEKPDEITKDEWMEKLNNLHVQRADMNRLIMNYLVTEGFKEAAEKFRMESGIEPSVDLETLDERIKIREMILKGQIQEAIALINSLHPELLDTNRHLYFHLQQQHLIELIRQRETEAALEFAQTQLAEQGEESRECLTEMERTLALLAFDNPEESPFGDLLNMMQRQKVWSEVNQAVLDYENRESTPKLAKLLKLLLWAQNELDQKKVKYPKMTDLSKGVIEEPK